GGAAGAAAAACTTAAGGTAGCGAAAGAGATCAAATTTAGTATGTCTCGATTCCTTTTTCCTATATAATAAACCAATCAGGGAAGCACACTCGTATGACAATAAATTCTTGTttgttaaaatgattttatgtatATTTAATGACATATGTATGTAAAACTTTAAATTGCAGTTTAAGTAAAAATAAGAGTTGGATTCTTCAActaatttcttttaaaaaagaaaCTTTAAGTTTGATTTATCTATTATAAGTCTGTAACATATATTTTATAGATAATAGAGTGCATTAGAATCGATCCTGTGTTATTACATAAGTAAAGGGCGTTTCAGGGGGAAAAAggtcaaaatttgaaaattagcTCTTCCAATCAGCATGAAAAAAAGCAATACAatgtggttttttttttaaaagaagattgAGAAATTCCAATGATTTTTTATATACattggaaaatattttaagatataaaattgaaatttaataaaatagataACCAACTTATCTAACCCAACTTTGCGATTTTAAATTAGTATCATGGAATTACAAATGTATCcattaaatagaaaatgtgAATCCAAACTGAGCTAGGGAGCTGGTTGAGGTTGAATTTGTAATTTTGATCCCGGTGAGTTCAACTCAGTGTTTCCTTACGGCCTCGAGCTACAGCTAGAATTTGAAACCACTGAAAGTTCAAATATACTACTCTTTTACCGTCGTTTTACATCTCTCCCCCCCCCTAAATATTTCACAAAAGGGTAATTCTAAGTAAAACGCATACATGTGTTGTGTAcatgtatatatgtgtgtgtgtgtctatctTCTTACCACTTTTCTGTAATTCAGACCTGCAGCCATAAAGTTAAGAAGAAAATGCCTTGAGATACACAGAAAACAGAGTTTCCTTCACCTTCACGCCTCAACTTCCCATCAGAGCTCTATTTCACCCTATTTCGACTCATTTGGATGgaaaaaaacatgcatataaattgaaaaaaactaGTGTTTTCACCCCGGTTCTATTCAATTTCTCGCGTCCTACTCTTCGAAAGTTGCTTCTTCTTCAGGTGAAACAACAGAAGCTTCACCCTCGGTAATATAAACCGCGTTCTCTTGCCTGCCAATTCATTTCTTGAACTCTCCACCATTTCTTGGCTCATTTTTCTAAATGGGTGCCTGTAAAAAAGATGATGGAAACTGTAAAATGAACAGTTTGTTCTCCACCGGGCCTATAATCGTAGGCGCAGGGCCCTCGGGCCTTGCAGTGGCAGCATGTCTTCAAGAAAATGGCGTTTCTTCTGTAATTCTCGAGAGAACCGATTGCATAGCCTCTTTATGGCAAAAAAGAACCTACGATCGCCTCAAACTCCATCTGCCCAAGCAATTTTGCCAACTTCCATTACTTAGTTTCCCTGAAATTTTCCCCAAGTACACCACTAAACATCAGTTCATTTCATACATGGAGTCTTACGCGAAACACTTCAACATCGAGCCAAGATTCAACCAGTCTGTTTCCAGAGCGGAATTTGATTCTGTCACTGGATTCTGGAGTGTTCAAACTCAAGATTTCCAATACTTATCGAAGTGGCTGGTTGTAGCCACTGGTGAAAATGCCGAACCCTTTACACCCGAAATTCAAGGGATGGATAAATTCCAAGGGCCCGTCATGCATACCAGTGTCTATAAATCGGGCTCTGAGTTTCAGAATCAAAGAGTTTTGGTTGTGGGCTGTGGAAATTCTGGTATGGAAGTTAGCTTAGATCTCTGTAGGCATAATGCAATCCCTCACATGGTGGTTAGAAACTCTGTAAGTAACATTtactatatttaaaataatcctaTTATCCCTTTTGTTATCAAATTTGACAAAAGTACTAATATATGTTTGGCTGATTCAGGTCCATATTTTGCCAAGAGAAATGTTTGGGATTTCAACATTCACAATAGCAAGGGCACTTCTGAAATTTCTGCCATTAAAACTTGTTGACAAGTTCCTCTTGCTGGTGGCTAACTTCACCTTAGGCAACACTGATAAATTAAATCTCCGGCGGCCGAAAACCGGCCCACTCGAGCTTAAAAACGCCACTGGGAAGACACCTGTACTCGACGTTGGAGCCCTTTCTCAGATTAAATCCTGTAAAATTACGGTAAATTACACGAAATTAATAGACACGTGAATAAATAATCAGTAGCATGCGCATTGCTTAATATTTGACTACATATCGAATCTTTTTTTGCAAATTTTAATGTCGCAGGTGATGGAAGGAGTGAAGGAGATAACACGGGACGGGGCAAGATTCGTGGATGGCCAAGAGAAGGAATTTGATTCAATAATCTTGGCAACTGGGTATAGGAGCAACGTGCCCTGTTGGCTCGAGGtatgtaatatttaattaaaataaatatgacATACGCTTTTTGAATATGATATAATGAACTGTTTGGTTTGCATATTTGTGGGattattatttgatttaaaataattGTCTTTACTAAATTTGAGCAACTAATGATGCAGACAAATCCTAGTATAAACTCCAGTTAAAAAGTGTAAAACTATTTCAACAAATCCAATTATGGATACAACACGAGTTATGTTAAATCgaattcaaaattcaagaaataaatatatttggGAAAATGAgcagttttatttatttatttatttcgaTATAATATTGATTTGACGATTAATGTTGACATGAATCTCgttaaaaatgattaaattgttgaaatttaaaaaatataaaattagatTGAAATTCGATGATATAAATTACAAAAACACATgtgatcaaaaatataatttttcatatatatatatatatatatatatatatatatatctgtgtgtACATTGAAGCTAGTGAAGGAGAAATTGTTGGGACGGCTGGGCTTAATTTGAAATGGTATTAAAGACAATAttgcatgtttttttttttggttctcTTTCAGAATTCACAGTCATATATCGTTTTCAGCCTCACTGAAGATACTAACTGTTGCACGAAAGAGAAAATCTGATGGCTTTTGTTTGGATCATTTTTCCCTTCTgctcaaaaaatattttctttgggatttaTTGCATGTTGTGTTGTTGTCATCACAAAATGCATGTTACGAGCTGCATCTTACATGAGGCGTCGATCCCTAGAAACTGTTATTTTTGTTCTTTTCTGAGGGAGAGTTGGAATTTGTTGCATTCATCACTGGACAGATTTAAGCAGACAAAAATTTATTCAGActgaattattatttaatatctctttttcttttcaaaagatCGGTGTTAATCGTCCAACTATTCTCACTAATTGGAATGATTTGTAATAGCAGTTGCAGTTGTATGATCTAAAGATgatataaattataaaacaattcTATATGGACATGATAAATATAACTGTTATAAGTCAAAATGTTGGTGATTGGAACTAAAAGCTTGAATTTTCTTGTTTCCTAAAATGGGTAAATATGTTGTAATAATTCAATGAGGGCATGCAGGGGACAGATTTTTTCACAAAAGATGGAATTCCAAAGTCACCTTTCCCAAATGGTTGGAAAGGTGAGAATGGGTTGTATGCGGTAGGGTTCACCAGAAGAGGCCTCCTCGGTATTTCATCAGATGCAGTCAACATTGCTACGGATATAACTGACCAATGGAGGATAAAAACTTAGCACATCTTgccaatataattattttaaaaataaataatgaaataacTTTCATTTAAaatggaggaggaggaggagaaaAAAATTTTGGGGGAGGACGATGTCGAGTGTGTTTCGGATTTCTCTATGATTTTAAGAGGGTGATCGAGTTGTAAATTATTGTTTTATGAGCATGTTTGTGATTACAACTTATGTTGGAGAATTTTAATGCAAAACATCGTCCTTTAGTATAAAATTGGGTTTACTCAAAATATATACATCATCGAGTTcttatttcattaaaaaaatatatatatgaaatggGTCTCAGATATTACAGTACGTATTTTCTATGagatatttgattttaaaataagtTCGAATGTGTCACAATTCATCCTTGATTTGGGTTCTAAATTTTGTTGCATACATTAACATATACGATTCCATATATTTTTTTCCCTCGAGCTTTTACGTGATGACATCCAAAATGGACAAAATAGAAAATGACAATCCCCCGGATCACTAAAGACTAATTAATGGTATATATTAAATCAAATCACGAAATATAtcaaccaaaaaaataaaaaaaaaaaaaaaaaaggggtcAGAAGCAAGCGTGTACCCAAAATGTGCATCATGGATCCTCCTCTCTGATCGATGGAAAGGTGTCACGTTAGCTGATTATATTATTGAGACAATGATGGGCCTCTGCCACTCACCTACAattatcacacacacacatatgtatgtgtatatatttatactcaaatttaaaataaaattttcagtctgcgatacaattaaaataaaaaaatctatctcaactgaaatgaaaaactattaaatatatataattacctCCATAATTAATCCGAAATGAAGCAAGGGAAGTGGAGCGAGGCATGCATTGAATTCCTCAATTCCATGGTGATATTACACGCTTCTCCCAAAATACCAAAAGCACGCGTTACGGGGAACCTACGTCATTCATTTacaaataaatttctgacactACTGCTACGACTCTACCCTATCTACGTACTACTGCTTCGGCAGCAGCTTGCATGCCGCCACAACTAGCTCGGAGATTATCTTACATGGCTTTTCGTATACTCTTAGTTGTCTTAATTAATGAAAAACCACCCACTGCATGCCACCATATTTGAGAAGGTTTATCCAATAATTGTAAAGAGATCATCAAGCTTTGTTATAGACCGAACGTCGGGCAGACCAGCAGCACTGAAATATTATAGTTAATAATTCAAGTCTAAGTAGTGTTAGTAATTGAATGGATTTGCAACAaattaagatatatatatatatataattaaattagcTAGTATCCTTttgtttaaaattatatttccaATGTGGATTTTCATTTAAAGACCACCTCCCGTCAAAACGTCCCTCCGTATTCGACTGACACCATCGATCTACCCACTCACTCGTCCTTCTTTTTCCTCCTTGCTTCTACGAGGTGCAACTCAAACAATAGCTAATATACATTTAATTTGAATATTGATTCAAGGATTAGTGGAGGATATATAATATATTGGTAAAccatatatttatttcaatcCTGAATGATTGATAtattcctttttttttaaaaaaaaatcgctGATGATTATAGTTCAAATTGAAGACTGAAGCTCACATAGGATTGGGTAGCTAGTTAGATGGAGGATATATCAATTAAAATGCCACGCATGCATTTAGGTTAGGGAGTACACAAGTATAGATTGTC
This genomic window from Primulina eburnea isolate SZY01 unplaced genomic scaffold, ASM2296580v1 ctg739_ERROPOS5529518, whole genome shotgun sequence contains:
- the LOC140822288 gene encoding probable indole-3-pyruvate monooxygenase YUCCA4; translation: MGACKKDDGNCKMNSLFSTGPIIVGAGPSGLAVAACLQENGVSSVILERTDCIASLWQKRTYDRLKLHLPKQFCQLPLLSFPEIFPKYTTKHQFISYMESYAKHFNIEPRFNQSVSRAEFDSVTGFWSVQTQDFQYLSKWLVVATGENAEPFTPEIQGMDKFQGPVMHTSVYKSGSEFQNQRVLVVGCGNSGMEVSLDLCRHNAIPHMVVRNSVHILPREMFGISTFTIARALLKFLPLKLVDKFLLLVANFTLGNTDKLNLRRPKTGPLELKNATGKTPVLDVGALSQIKSCKITVMEGVKEITRDGARFVDGQEKEFDSIILATGYRSNVPCWLEGTDFFTKDGIPKSPFPNGWKGENGLYAVGFTRRGLLGISSDAVNIATDITDQWRIKT